The nucleotide sequence GGCACCTTGGGATGGACCATGGCCTGCGGCTCGGGCCGTATCGTCGCCGACCAGGTGTGCGGGCGCGCGCCCGAAATATCCGTGGAGGGCCTGGAATTTTCCCGGTACGGCGCATGAGCAGGCCTGCCCACGCCCGCATAGACCTCGGCGCCTTGCGCCGCAACTACGCCACCGCGCGGCGCAGCCATGGCGGCCAGGTGCTCGCGGTGCTGAAGGCGGATGCCTATGGCCATGGGGCCGTGGCGTGCGCCCAAGGGCTTGCGGGCCATGTCGATGGCTATGCGGTGGCCTTCCTGGATGAAGCGCTTGCCCTGCGCCAGGCTGGGATCGAAGCGCCTATCCTGGTGCTGGAAGGCGCTTTCGATGCCGAGGAAACCAGGGTGGCGGCGGCGCGCGCTATCTGGCTGGCGGTACATCGCCGCGAGCAGATCGAATGGATCGCCGCGGCGCCGAACGTGCGTAGCGCGGGCCGGAAGACGGTCGAGGCGGCCACGATTCATGCATGGCTGAAGGTGGATTCCGGCATGCATCGCGCCGGCTTCATCGGCGACGACGTGCGCGCGGCGTACCAGCGATTGCGCGCCTGCCGCAATGTCGGCGGTATTTCACTGATGACGCACCTGGCGCGCGCGGACGAGCCCGCCAGCGACATGACTGACGCGCAGATCCGCGCTTTCGACGCCGCCACGCAGGGCCTGGAGGCGCCGCGCAGCGTATGCAATTCCGCGGGGCTGGCCGCGTGGCCGCGGGCGCGGCGCGATTGGGGGCGGGCGGGCATCATGTTGTATGGCGTCGATCCCATGGACCCGCCGGCGCTGGCCCTCGAGCCCGTCATGACGCTGAGCAGCCAGGTGTTCTCCGTGCGCGACGTGGCGGTGGGGGAAACGGTGGGCTACGGCGCCCGGTTCGTCGCGCGGCGGCCGACCCGCGTCGGGCTTGTCGCGCTGGGATATGCCGATGGTTATCCGCGCAACGCGCCGGACGGGACGCCG is from Bordetella bronchialis and encodes:
- the alr gene encoding alanine racemase — translated: MSRPAHARIDLGALRRNYATARRSHGGQVLAVLKADAYGHGAVACAQGLAGHVDGYAVAFLDEALALRQAGIEAPILVLEGAFDAEETRVAAARAIWLAVHRREQIEWIAAAPNVRSAGRKTVEAATIHAWLKVDSGMHRAGFIGDDVRAAYQRLRACRNVGGISLMTHLARADEPASDMTDAQIRAFDAATQGLEAPRSVCNSAGLAAWPRARRDWGRAGIMLYGVDPMDPPALALEPVMTLSSQVFSVRDVAVGETVGYGARFVARRPTRVGLVALGYADGYPRNAPDGTPVAIDGRPGQLIGRVSMDMLTVDLTDHPQAGIGSTVELWGRQVPVAQVAKAAGTIAYEILSNVKRVTRTYIG